From the Helicobacter pylori genome, one window contains:
- a CDS encoding c-type cytochrome — protein sequence MKKVIVALGVLAFANALMATDVKALVKGCAACHGVKFEKKALGKSKIVNMMSEKEIEEDLMAFKNGANKNPVMTAQAKKLSDEDIKALAKYIPTLK from the coding sequence ATGAAAAAGGTTATTGTGGCTTTAGGCGTTTTGGCGTTCGCAAACGCTTTAATGGCAACCGATGTTAAGGCTCTTGTAAAAGGTTGTGCCGCTTGCCATGGGGTTAAGTTTGAAAAGAAAGCTTTAGGCAAAAGCAAAATCGTTAACATGATGAGCGAAAAAGAGATTGAAGAGGATCTTATGGCTTTTAAAAACGGTGCTAACAAGAATCCTGTCATGACCGCACAAGCTAAAAAATTAAGCGATGAAGACATCAAAGCTTTAGCCAAATACATCCCCACTCTCAAATAA
- a CDS encoding HobA family DNA replication regulator, protein MKNFYDWIKEFVRDQGEFIAQQSGWLELERSSYAKLIAQTISHVLNGGSLLVSADSSRRWFLNYILSNLNPKDLKERPLLSVIDFNASSFYPKNDANLSLATIEMTYQNPMFWHVGRVESEGLKTLLLSKIPSFLWLFEELKEDCLLLKEHDSLLDYKLLQLFKLFENALFSALYNKVAL, encoded by the coding sequence ATGAAAAATTTCTACGACTGGATCAAGGAATTTGTGCGCGATCAGGGGGAATTTATCGCCCAACAAAGCGGGTGGTTGGAATTAGAACGATCAAGCTACGCCAAACTCATCGCGCAAACCATCTCGCATGTGCTTAATGGCGGATCGTTGTTAGTGAGCGCGGATTCTTCTAGGCGCTGGTTTTTAAACTACATTCTTTCTAATCTCAACCCTAAAGATTTAAAAGAGCGCCCCTTATTGTCCGTCATTGATTTTAACGCTTCTTCTTTCTACCCTAAAAACGATGCGAATCTCTCTCTAGCCACCATAGAGATGACTTATCAAAACCCCATGTTTTGGCATGTTGGGAGGGTTGAAAGTGAAGGGTTGAAAACCTTACTATTGAGTAAAATCCCTAGTTTTTTATGGCTTTTTGAAGAGCTTAAAGAAGATTGCTTGCTTTTAAAAGAGCATGATAGTTTGCTAGATTATAAATTATTGCAACTCTTCAAACTCTTTGAAAACGCGCTTTTTAGCGCGCTATACAATAAGGTTGCTTTGTGA
- a CDS encoding glycosyltransferase family 39 protein: MQLSPLQSALLYFRYFIYPEKKTRSFDLSDLIFIVMVFLVLALGLLMSEEISISYNEAKDFFYSSAWFVQIAQKSTAILGQNDLALRLPFLIAHLINMFLFYLIGRKILKKPKDALYVVLTYALLPGVNLFAILLAKSVLVLSLGLLISYLYIKTQKIPYLTLSACAFLDGAFIPLLLGVFTYALRIRYFKSAIFALVVLIVNTALFSGSFNKGLPSGYFIDTCLELMLLYSPLFFLYYPYTLYKALFDKKPSLLAFMSASGWLFPLLLSMRQEIDLRTFAPLALIGLPLFVKSVLNSLRVRLKEFRGQYYLRVFSLYLLMLTETLFLWGSKISGANEKLLNRHFLAKEVATALQLRGIHQIRTNDKQLALRLQFYGIKEGGRLRLINTKISKKRPDITIIYADKILQSYSLVRH; encoded by the coding sequence ATGCAACTAAGCCCCTTACAAAGCGCTCTGTTATATTTCCGCTATTTTATTTATCCAGAGAAAAAAACAAGAAGCTTTGATTTAAGCGATTTAATTTTTATTGTCATGGTTTTTTTAGTCCTGGCTTTGGGGCTGTTGATGAGTGAAGAAATTTCTATCAGCTACAATGAAGCGAAGGATTTTTTTTATAGCAGCGCATGGTTTGTTCAAATCGCTCAAAAAAGCACCGCTATTTTAGGTCAAAACGATTTGGCTTTAAGATTGCCTTTCTTGATCGCTCATCTCATTAACATGTTTTTATTTTATTTGATAGGGCGAAAGATCTTAAAAAAGCCTAAAGACGCCCTTTATGTGGTATTGACTTACGCTTTATTGCCTGGGGTGAATCTCTTTGCGATTTTATTGGCTAAAAGCGTGCTGGTGTTAAGCCTTGGGCTTTTGATTAGCTATTTATATATCAAAACCCAAAAAATCCCTTATTTAACCCTTAGCGCTTGCGCGTTTTTAGACGGCGCGTTTATCCCGCTTTTACTAGGGGTTTTTACCTACGCTTTAAGAATACGCTATTTTAAGAGCGCGATCTTTGCTTTGGTGGTTTTAATTGTGAATACCGCTCTTTTTAGCGGGAGTTTCAATAAGGGCTTGCCTAGTGGGTATTTTATAGACACATGCTTAGAACTCATGCTTTTGTATTCGCCCTTATTCTTCCTCTACTACCCTTATACGCTCTATAAAGCCCTTTTTGATAAAAAGCCATCGTTACTAGCCTTTATGAGCGCAAGCGGTTGGCTTTTCCCTTTGCTTTTGAGCATGCGCCAAGAGATAGATTTAAGAACTTTCGCCCCCTTAGCCTTAATCGGTTTGCCTTTGTTTGTTAAAAGCGTTTTAAATAGCCTTAGGGTGCGTTTGAAGGAATTTAGGGGGCAGTATTATTTGCGCGTTTTCAGTTTGTATCTTTTAATGCTCACTGAAACGCTTTTTTTATGGGGGAGTAAGATTTCTGGCGCTAATGAAAAATTATTAAACCGGCATTTCTTAGCCAAAGAAGTCGCTACAGCCTTGCAATTAAGGGGCATCCATCAAATCCGCACTAACGATAAGCAACTCGCTTTAAGGCTCCAATTCTATGGCATTAAAGAGGGGGGGAGGTTAAGACTGATCAACACTAAGATTTCTAAAAAACGCCCTGATATTACAATCATCTACGCTGATAAAATTCTACAATCCTATAGTTTAGTGCGCCATTAA
- a CDS encoding DMT family transporter, which yields MRNTILFGVSMILLANLCFGIMSAFVKITADYFSPMENVFYRSITMTLLLLLIYPFKPYRLKSYKQGGFKKLAFRVVVGGLAMLAFFYNIEKISLATATAFSQCAPIYTVLLSPFLLKEKLKRSALISACIGLVGVVLISDPSVENVGLVEIIMGILSGIFVSLAYITLRDLREYYDKQTVILAFAFGMSLLGLIGMFIDIPFLSTGIHIPRKEDILWISLIGISGTLGQYFLTYAYMNAPAGIIAPIEYTRIVWGLLFGLYLGDKFLDLKSSLGVALILCSGLLIALPALLKELKKI from the coding sequence ATGCGTAATACCATTTTATTTGGCGTTTCAATGATACTCTTGGCGAATTTATGCTTTGGGATCATGAGCGCGTTTGTTAAAATCACAGCGGATTATTTTTCCCCTATGGAAAATGTGTTTTACCGCTCCATTACCATGACGCTTTTACTCTTACTTATTTACCCTTTCAAACCCTACCGCTTGAAGAGTTACAAACAAGGCGGTTTTAAAAAGCTCGCCTTTAGGGTCGTTGTGGGGGGCTTAGCCATGCTGGCGTTTTTTTATAATATTGAAAAAATTTCGCTCGCCACAGCGACGGCTTTCTCGCAATGCGCGCCCATTTATACGGTGCTTCTTTCCCCTTTTCTTTTGAAAGAAAAGCTCAAAAGAAGCGCGTTAATTTCCGCATGCATTGGGCTAGTGGGGGTGGTGTTGATCTCCGATCCTAGCGTGGAAAATGTAGGACTAGTTGAAATCATTATGGGAATATTGAGCGGGATCTTTGTGTCTTTAGCGTATATCACTTTAAGGGATTTGAGGGAATATTACGACAAGCAGACCGTGATTTTAGCGTTCGCCTTTGGCATGAGCCTTCTTGGGTTAATAGGCATGTTCATTGATATTCCTTTTTTATCCACAGGCATTCATATTCCCAGAAAAGAAGACATTTTGTGGATTTCTTTAATAGGGATTAGCGGGACTTTAGGGCAGTATTTCTTAACCTATGCTTACATGAATGCACCTGCTGGGATCATTGCCCCGATTGAATACACCCGCATTGTTTGGGGGCTGTTGTTTGGGCTGTATTTGGGCGATAAATTCTTGGATCTTAAAAGCTCTTTAGGGGTGGCTTTGATCTTATGTTCAGGCTTACTCATTGCCTTGCCCGCTCTTTTAAAAGAATTAAAAAAAATTTAA
- a CDS encoding DUF507 family protein translates to MRLKLTHINHISHKIANDFIHSKLLELKAPRELLCELIEGILEKSVKKENAIDEQARELLEENTDEIEFMRMDERQLFWMIKRQIAQKEGFHLFWEERCNDLSHQILNKILDEDLIMFSVSENLIRNLIYKSIDTYSKAYESIENEVHEKIKHYKRKLPVGSDEYELVFERLYEEELRRKGFL, encoded by the coding sequence ATGAGACTCAAACTAACCCATATAAACCATATAAGCCATAAGATTGCCAATGACTTTATCCATTCAAAACTATTAGAATTAAAAGCCCCTAGAGAATTATTGTGTGAATTGATAGAAGGGATTTTGGAAAAAAGCGTTAAAAAAGAAAACGCCATAGATGAGCAAGCCAGAGAGCTTTTAGAAGAAAACACCGATGAGATAGAATTCATGCGGATGGATGAAAGGCAGCTTTTTTGGATGATTAAAAGACAGATCGCTCAAAAAGAGGGCTTTCATTTGTTTTGGGAAGAAAGGTGCAACGATTTGTCGCACCAGATTTTGAATAAAATCCTAGATGAAGATTTGATCATGTTTAGCGTGTCTGAAAATTTGATAAGAAACTTGATTTACAAATCCATTGACACCTATTCTAAAGCGTATGAAAGCATTGAAAATGAAGTGCATGAAAAAATCAAGCATTACAAACGCAAACTGCCCGTAGGGAGCGATGAATACGAGCTCGTGTTTGAAAGGCTCTATGAAGAAGAATTAAGGCGTAAAGGCTTTTTATAA
- the carA gene encoding glutamine-hydrolyzing carbamoyl-phosphate synthase small subunit: protein MVSLYLENGLFLKAQSFGASGTQVGELVFNTSMSGYQEVISDPSYKGQFVVFSMPEIGVVGANSKDDESFFSCAGVLARHYNEFFSNSRADSSLSAYLKERGVLGICGVDTRSLIKTLRHHGCLMMVASTIEHDKNKLEKILKNAPRISHSPLVSSVSTPKITTHQRATFDFKTLDYKPFDEKTSHKIIAVLDFGAKGNILNELQNVGLKALIYPHHTKASELIKAYEKKEISGIFLSNGPGDPLSLQQEIGEIKRLIDAKIPMFGICLGHQLLSIAQGYPTYKLKFGHHGSNHPVKNLKTNAVEITAQNHNYCVPEEIEEIAIITHRNLFDNTIEGVRYKNAPIISVQHHPESSPGPKESHYIFKEFVELLKGF from the coding sequence ATGGTCTCTCTCTATTTAGAAAACGGGCTTTTTTTAAAAGCGCAAAGTTTTGGGGCTAGCGGCACGCAAGTGGGCGAGCTTGTTTTTAACACTTCTATGAGCGGCTATCAAGAAGTCATTAGCGACCCTAGCTATAAGGGGCAATTTGTGGTTTTTAGCATGCCTGAAATTGGGGTTGTGGGCGCTAATTCTAAAGATGATGAATCCTTTTTTTCATGCGCAGGGGTTTTAGCGCGCCATTACAACGAATTTTTTTCTAACTCAAGGGCGGATTCTAGCTTGAGCGCTTATTTGAAAGAGCGTGGCGTTTTAGGGATTTGTGGCGTTGATACCAGGAGTTTGATTAAAACCTTACGCCATCATGGGTGCTTGATGATGGTCGCTTCCACGATAGAGCATGACAAAAACAAGCTTGAAAAAATTTTAAAAAACGCCCCTAGAATTTCTCACTCCCCCTTAGTGTCTAGCGTTTCCACGCCAAAAATAACCACGCACCAACGTGCTACTTTTGATTTCAAAACCCTAGATTACAAGCCTTTTGATGAAAAAACCTCTCATAAAATTATCGCGGTGTTAGATTTTGGGGCTAAGGGCAATATCTTAAACGAGCTTCAAAATGTGGGGTTAAAAGCCCTTATTTACCCGCACCACACTAAAGCTAGCGAGCTGATTAAAGCCTATGAAAAAAAAGAAATTAGCGGGATTTTCCTCTCTAACGGGCCTGGCGATCCTTTAAGCTTGCAGCAAGAAATTGGCGAAATCAAACGACTCATTGACGCTAAAATCCCCATGTTTGGCATTTGCTTAGGGCATCAATTGCTCTCTATCGCGCAAGGCTACCCTACTTACAAGCTCAAATTCGGCCATCATGGGAGCAACCACCCCGTTAAAAACCTAAAAACAAACGCCGTTGAAATCACCGCACAAAACCACAACTATTGCGTCCCTGAAGAAATTGAAGAAATCGCCATTATCACGCACCGCAATCTTTTTGACAACACCATTGAGGGCGTGCGTTATAAAAACGCTCCCATTATCTCTGTCCAGCACCACCCAGAAAGCAGCCCCGGTCCCAAAGAGAGCCATTATATTTTTAAGGAATTTGTGGAATTGTTAAAGGGTTTTTAG
- a CDS encoding aspartate kinase, with product MLIVQKYGGTSMGSIERIHNVAQRVLESVKLGHQVVVVVSAMSGETDRLLEFGKNFSHNPNKREMDRIVSTGEWISSAALSMALERYGHRAISLSGKEAGILTSSHFQNAVIQSIDTQRITGLLEKNYIVVIAGFQGADIQGETTTLGRGGSDLSAVALAGALKADLCEIYTDVDGVYTTDPRIEEKAQKIAQISYDEMLELASMGAKVLLNRSVELAKKLSVKLVTRNSFNHSEGTLIVAEKDFKGERMETPIVSGIALDKNQARVSMEGVEDRPGIAAEIFGALAEYRINVDMIVQTIGRDGKTDLDFTIVKTQIEETKQALKPFLAQMDSIDYDENIAKVSIVGVGMKSHSGVASIAFKALAKDNINIMMISTSEIKISVLIDIKYAELAVRTLHAVYQLDQ from the coding sequence GTGTTAATCGTTCAAAAATACGGCGGCACGAGCATGGGCAGCATAGAAAGGATCCACAATGTCGCCCAAAGGGTTTTAGAAAGCGTTAAATTAGGGCATCAAGTCGTGGTGGTGGTTTCTGCGATGAGCGGCGAAACGGATCGGCTTTTAGAATTTGGCAAGAATTTTAGCCATAACCCTAACAAGCGAGAAATGGATAGGATCGTCAGCACGGGGGAATGGATTTCAAGCGCGGCTTTGAGCATGGCGTTAGAGAGGTATGGGCATAGAGCCATTTCCTTGAGCGGGAAAGAAGCGGGCATTTTAACCAGCTCGCATTTTCAAAACGCCGTGATCCAATCCATTGACACCCAACGCATCACAGGGCTTTTAGAAAAAAACTACATTGTGGTGATCGCTGGGTTTCAAGGTGCTGATATTCAAGGCGAAACAACGACTTTAGGGCGTGGGGGGAGCGATTTGAGCGCGGTCGCTTTGGCTGGGGCTTTAAAAGCGGATCTGTGCGAAATCTATACGGATGTGGATGGCGTTTATACCACCGATCCGCGCATTGAAGAAAAGGCTCAAAAAATCGCGCAAATCAGCTATGATGAAATGCTTGAATTGGCTTCTATGGGGGCTAAAGTTTTATTAAACCGATCAGTGGAATTAGCCAAAAAGCTCAGCGTGAAATTAGTGACTCGCAATTCGTTTAACCATAGCGAAGGCACGCTCATTGTCGCTGAAAAAGACTTTAAAGGAGAACGCATGGAAACCCCTATAGTGAGTGGGATCGCATTGGATAAGAATCAGGCTCGTGTGAGCATGGAGGGCGTGGAAGATCGGCCTGGCATTGCCGCTGAAATCTTTGGTGCTTTAGCGGAGTATCGCATTAACGTGGATATGATAGTCCAAACGATCGGCAGAGACGGCAAAACCGATTTGGATTTTACGATCGTCAAAACCCAAATAGAAGAAACCAAGCAGGCCTTAAAGCCTTTTTTAGCGCAAATGGATTCCATTGATTATGATGAAAATATCGCTAAAGTTTCCATAGTGGGCGTGGGCATGAAGTCGCATTCTGGGGTGGCGAGCATCGCTTTTAAAGCCCTAGCCAAAGACAATATTAATATCATGATGATTTCCACAAGCGAGATTAAAATTTCGGTTTTGATTGACATTAAATACGCTGAATTAGCGGTTAGAACCTTGCATGCAGTGTATCAATTAGATCAATGA
- the maf gene encoding septum formation inhibitor Maf → MELVLGSQSSARANLLKEHGIEFKQKALDFDEESLKTTDPREFVYLACKGKLEKAKKLLTNNCAIVVADSVVSVGCHMQRKAQNKREALEFLKRQNGNEIEVLTCSALISPKLEWLDLSVFRARLRAFDCSEIEKYLESGLWQGSAGCVRLEDFHKPYIKSSSKNLSVGLGLNVEGLLGALQLGAKLSSL, encoded by the coding sequence ATGGAGTTGGTTTTAGGTTCTCAATCTAGTGCTAGGGCGAATCTTTTAAAAGAGCATGGGATTGAGTTTAAACAAAAAGCGTTGGACTTTGATGAAGAAAGCCTAAAAACCACAGACCCTAGGGAGTTTGTTTATTTGGCGTGCAAGGGGAAATTAGAAAAAGCTAAAAAATTGCTCACAAACAACTGCGCTATCGTGGTTGCTGATAGCGTGGTGAGCGTGGGTTGTCACATGCAACGAAAAGCTCAAAACAAGCGAGAAGCCCTTGAATTTTTAAAACGCCAAAATGGCAATGAAATAGAGGTTTTAACCTGCTCGGCATTGATTTCTCCTAAACTAGAATGGCTGGATCTATCGGTTTTTAGAGCGCGTTTAAGGGCGTTTGATTGCAGCGAAATAGAAAAATACTTAGAGAGCGGTTTATGGCAAGGAAGTGCGGGCTGTGTGCGTTTAGAGGATTTTCATAAGCCTTATATTAAAAGCTCAAGCAAGAATTTAAGCGTGGGGTTGGGGCTGAATGTGGAAGGCTTGTTAGGGGCGCTACAATTAGGGGCTAAACTTTCATCGTTATAA
- a CDS encoding DNA polymerase III subunit delta' — MKNSNRLIYTDNLEESLEETASLFKHHIKFYTEIIEKDKKVIKTFNKDFKIEHAKEVISKAHLKHSELNAFLIAAPSYGIEAQNALLKILEEPPNNVCFIMFAKSPNHVLATIKSRLIKEDKRQKIPLEPLDLDLSRLDLKDIYAFLKNLDKENFDSRENQRERIESLLESIHRHQICLNEQELQAFDLAIKANSSYYKLSYNLLPLLLSLLSKKKTP; from the coding sequence GTGAAAAACTCCAACCGCCTTATTTATACGGACAATCTTGAAGAGAGCCTAGAAGAGACTGCAAGCCTTTTCAAACACCACATTAAATTCTACACGGAGATTATTGAAAAAGACAAAAAGGTGATCAAAACTTTTAACAAGGATTTTAAAATAGAGCATGCCAAAGAAGTGATTTCAAAGGCCCATCTCAAACACAGCGAACTGAACGCCTTTTTAATCGCTGCGCCCAGCTATGGTATAGAAGCCCAAAACGCGCTTTTAAAAATCTTAGAAGAACCCCCGAATAATGTTTGTTTTATCATGTTCGCTAAAAGCCCAAACCATGTTTTAGCCACCATTAAATCCCGCCTAATCAAAGAAGACAAACGCCAAAAAATTCCTCTAGAACCTTTGGATTTGGATTTATCTAGGTTGGATCTGAAAGACATTTATGCGTTTTTAAAAAATTTAGACAAAGAAAATTTTGATTCCAGAGAAAATCAGAGGGAAAGGATTGAAAGCCTGTTAGAGAGTATCCACAGACACCAAATCTGTTTAAACGAGCAAGAATTGCAAGCCTTTGATTTAGCGATCAAGGCTAACAGCTCTTATTACAAGCTCAGCTATAATCTTTTGCCCCTGCTTTTAAGCCTTTTATCTAAAAAGAAAACGCCATGA
- a CDS encoding RNA pyrophosphohydrolase, translating into MLHKKYRPNVAAIIMSPDYPNTCEVFIAERIDIEGAWQFPQGGIDEGETPLEALYRELLEEIGTNEIEILAQYPRWIAYDFPSNMEHKFYSFDGQKQRYFLVRLKHANNIDLNKHTPEFRSYQFIHLKDLLKKIVPFKRQVYRQVIAYFRKEGYLGC; encoded by the coding sequence ATGCTACATAAAAAATATCGTCCTAATGTTGCGGCCATTATCATGTCGCCAGACTACCCTAACACATGCGAAGTTTTTATCGCCGAGCGCATAGATATTGAAGGGGCGTGGCAGTTCCCCCAAGGGGGCATTGATGAGGGAGAAACCCCTTTAGAAGCGCTCTATAGGGAATTACTAGAAGAAATTGGCACGAATGAAATAGAGATTTTGGCGCAATACCCCAGATGGATCGCCTATGATTTCCCAAGCAACATGGAGCATAAATTCTATTCGTTTGATGGGCAAAAGCAGCGTTATTTTTTAGTGCGCCTAAAGCATGCGAACAACATTGATTTGAACAAACACACGCCAGAATTTAGATCCTATCAATTCATCCATCTTAAGGATTTGCTTAAAAAAATCGTTCCCTTCAAACGCCAAGTGTACCGCCAAGTCATCGCTTATTTTAGAAAAGAGGGGTATTTGGGGTGTTAA
- the folP gene encoding dihydropteroate synthase, translating into MIVKRLNPDALKSALQKIGPEKIAQDRMRQKGVSFVFEIQHLPLSAALILKQEAISVGGDFATPRDCILAKEPFYDGVLIASAKQLERLIVKCHSQPFGLKHLAQELKSHLKAPKPNAPQIMAILNLTPDSFYEKSRFDSKKALEEIYQLLEKGIKFIDIGAASSRPQSEIIDPKTEQDRLKEVLLEIKSQKLYQCAQFSIDTYHATTAQMALEHHFSILNDVSGFNNIEMLEVARDYKPTCVLMHTQKTPKDMQENVFYRNLFDEMDRFFKEKLEVLEKYALQDIILDIGFGFAKLKEHNLALIKHLSHFLKFKKPLLVGASRKNTIGLITGREVQNRLAGTLSLHLMALQNGASILRAHDIDEHIDLIKVFKSLEETD; encoded by the coding sequence ATGATTGTAAAACGCCTTAACCCTGATGCGCTCAAAAGCGCTCTGCAAAAAATAGGCCCAGAAAAGATTGCGCAAGATCGCATGCGCCAAAAAGGCGTTAGTTTTGTTTTTGAAATCCAACACCTGCCCTTAAGCGCTGCACTCATTTTAAAGCAAGAGGCCATAAGCGTTGGGGGCGATTTTGCCACGCCAAGAGATTGTATTTTAGCCAAAGAGCCTTTTTATGATGGGGTGCTGATTGCGAGCGCTAAGCAATTAGAACGCCTTATTGTTAAGTGCCATTCCCAACCCTTTGGGCTTAAACATTTAGCGCAAGAACTAAAAAGCCATCTCAAAGCCCCTAAGCCTAACGCCCCACAGATCATGGCAATCTTGAATCTCACGCCGGATAGTTTCTATGAAAAGAGCCGGTTTGATAGCAAAAAAGCGCTTGAAGAAATCTATCAATTACTAGAAAAGGGTATCAAATTCATTGATATAGGCGCGGCCAGTTCAAGGCCACAGAGTGAAATCATTGATCCAAAAACAGAGCAAGATCGCTTGAAAGAAGTTCTATTAGAGATCAAATCCCAAAAACTCTACCAATGCGCTCAATTCAGCATAGACACCTACCATGCCACAACCGCGCAAATGGCTTTGGAGCATCATTTTTCCATCCTTAATGATGTGAGCGGTTTTAATAACATTGAAATGCTAGAAGTCGCAAGAGATTACAAACCCACTTGCGTTTTAATGCATACTCAAAAAACCCCCAAAGACATGCAAGAAAATGTTTTTTACCGCAATTTATTTGATGAAATGGATCGCTTCTTTAAGGAAAAACTAGAGGTTTTAGAAAAATACGCGCTTCAAGATATTATTTTAGATATTGGGTTTGGATTCGCTAAATTAAAAGAGCATAATTTAGCCTTAATCAAGCATTTAAGCCATTTTCTTAAGTTCAAAAAACCCTTATTGGTGGGAGCGAGCCGTAAAAACACGATCGGGCTTATCACCGGGCGTGAAGTTCAAAACCGGCTCGCTGGCACTTTGAGTTTGCATTTAATGGCGCTGCAAAATGGAGCGAGTATTTTAAGAGCACATGACATTGATGAGCATATAGATTTAATCAAAGTGTTTAAGAGTTTGGAAGAAACGGATTGA